Part of the Cyprinus carpio isolate SPL01 chromosome A23, ASM1834038v1, whole genome shotgun sequence genome, aataaaaataaatataaataaaaatatatatatatatatatatatatatatatatatatacatacattgtgGACTTTTGGATCCACTGTTTGTATTTCAAATGCTGGATTGACTGCTCAGTAGTGCCAAGTAAAATCTCTTTACTGGCCTGTTTCTCTGTTTATTCAGACTAACTGAACACATTATACAGTACATCTGTGTTTCTCCTCAGAATCAATAGTGATTGTTGAGCTTAAAGTAGTTCTTATTTAAGTCACACCTCAAAATTGCATTTAGACATGCTGGTACCACAGTTAACGAATCAATTGATGTCTTGATGACCGTAGATCGCTTTGCTCTATTCTCTTTTCTTTTATGCCGAAGTTCTTCAGAAGCCATTCAGTGTTTCTTTTGTTTGCAGTCTTTCTCTAAAGATTACATCAATCTTAACAGTACTGTATCTCTGCCCCCCAGTTGGACATCCTTTTCTTTATACTTGACTTGTTATTCACATTCTATCTATTGAATGTTCTCTTGGCAGCTCTCGAAATGCTGCCGTTGCATCTGTAATGTTAGTTGATTCATGGTTTCTCgctaaatacatctaaattaaaattaaagcttctcttttgttgacaacaacCTAGCATCCACATAGCAACCACAGAATGCACCATAGTGACAGAATGCAAAAGCCGGTGCATTTCCAATGAAATTTCTCAAATGCGTTTTCCCATCAGTTCACCCAAAGAGCGAGTGTTGTACCTGCAGAGCGCTTCTCCCAGGTGTGTATGGATTGAGTGTCTGGAGCAGCAGAGGACAGAATAACTCACCCGTCTTTTAACTGCATACTCTTCAGATCCTCCAGTCCCTTCTACACACCCTCATAAGTCTGGAGTACAAAGCTCACGTCAGCAGCCGCATGAAGCCCGCTGTGTCCCTGATCGATTTAGCATTTGCAATGGCGGATGGGTTCATGAGTAATAACTCATTTACGTAAATCAACTCGACCACTACACTGTGTGTGTGGCAGCGTCCGCTCATAAATGGATATTGAGGTGTGTGTTCTCTTACCCGGTGCCCTGTGCTTGTAATGGCAGCTCTAGATGACAACAGATGTCACAGGATTGTGAGGCTTTCAGCAGGTGTGCTGGGATCCCACTGGATGTTCATGTGATTATCTGAGACTCTGGAGCCAACATCTTTGTTAGGTAGCACTGAAAGAAATGAAATAGAAACTAGAAGTAAAAATCACCTGTCATTTTCAGTGGGTGAAGAACTCACATGTGTTATGAATTAGGTACGTTACGGTCTCTGACAGACAGCATGTCGAAACCACTCAGGCAGCATTTTATCCTTCTTTTCAGAAACTAATGTTGTAGTGAAAACATCCGGTAATGGGCTTTCCAGGAAATGCGTGTACTCGCTGGGACTCTGCTTCTCGTAAATACTAGTATTTATTGTGCAcattattttttgacagacataGAAGTTGTGATATTCAAAGGATGGGGATTTGAAAACAGATGTTGCACTATTTTTTGACAGACATCGAAGTTGTGATATTCAAAGGATGGGGATTTGAAAACAGATGTTGCAcattattttttgacagacatcGAAGTTGTGATATTCAAAGGATGGGGATTTGAAACAGATGTTGCACattattttttgacagatatCGAAGTTGTGATATTCAAAGGATGGGGATTTGAAAACAGATGGATTGtaagataattatttatttcttagctTGCAAGTATTCAGTGAAGTGATTGATGCCCGTGAGTGTGTTATGTTGATGTTTTTAGTTGTAATATTGCAAATGATTGTGCGCCTAAGTTTTTGACAGACGCGATAACGTGCGTGAGAGCTGAACTGTTTGCTTTTTGGGTTTTGTAAAATATGCTGGAGATGTTCTAAATGCTTTTTTAGCacttattttagaaaatgaaagtttaacaaagttttttttgtggCTTAAACTACATGTTTCTCAGAGACTGACATGTTTGGCTTGTGAAAAATTTTACATTTCGCTGTCGCAAATTCAATTTCTTTTGAATtgcttttttagttttcattcttattttagtttaattttagtcatttttattagctttttaaaatatttatatagctttaataatttttttattgtttaaatttaaaataatattttatttttatttatttctaattttcatttaagtattaaagttgacgtttttcatctaatattaatgttttatcttATTTCGGTTTTATTTCAATCACCAATAATTTTTCAtatgtttagatttatttaacaataacaacactggctaAATAGAACATAAAATGATATTTGACATTTCAAGTTAAAGCAAATATTAAGCTGGAAACAGTTTGCGGTGAAACTTGATTGTATTGATCAGGATTTAACTGTAATGATTTGTCTGTAATTGGTGTTATTGCCATTGGTTAATATTATTTCTTCCTGCCCCACAGCCTTGGTGACATCAGCAGAAAAGAGGGCATTTCAGAGGCAGAGGAAGTTATCATGTTTGATGAAAGTCAATGAAAATGAACCATTTCCTGGGGCTTTTCTTGTCCAGGGACCTTTATTAAGACAGTAAATAGCATTGATTTTTGTTGGTCATCAGATTTCAATCTCCCCTGTCTGCAGGGGGAGCTGTTGAGCCCATGCCGCTGCGACGGCTCCGTACGCTGCACCCACCAGCCCTGTCTGATTCGCTGGATCAGCGAGAGAGGCTCCTGGAGCTGTGAGCTCTGCTACTTCAAGTACCAAGTCCTAGCCATCAGCACCAAGAACCCTCTGCAGGTAAAGCGTCAGCCTCAAACCGTGATGTATCTGGGTCAGGGCGAAGCACTGGCTAGTGTCTCTATTTATAGGCTTCTACAAGCAAAGCAAGAAGATGCTGTCTCATCTTTTTAATGCTGTGTGTATCAGTGGCAGGCGATTTCTCTGACGGTGATTGAGAAGGTGCAGATCGCTGCCATTATCCTGGGCTCACTCTTCCTCATCGCCAGTATCTCATGGCTGGTGTGGTCTTCTCTCAGCCCGTCTGCCAAGTGGCAGCGCCAGGACCTGCTCTTCCAGATCTGCTATGGCATGTACGGCTTCATGGACATTGTGTGCATAGGTGAGAAGCAAAACACTAtggatccattttttttttaaatgattaggACCTGTCTTTGATTTCATATAGGCTTTTGGCTTTACATACCAAACTATAAGAATTTTGAATCATAACAACCctaatatgaaaacatttgcatatacgtatgaatgtatatatgtataaatttgtTATAGGGAAATTATGGGAACTTTACAAAAAGGTTTGTTAACAGTTAATATATTAGGTATACTGAATTAATGAATGATACTTCTTAAGCATATTTTGgtcttggttaatgttaatttctgcatatactaatgcattttaacattataatttataaatgtattaatgtactataaattaatatttttcttaatgtttattCAGAATTCAAGAACTGTTACTGTTGGTAATTTGtgtaatatattactattatgtaaaattaaatatttttaatataaaaaataaggtttatataatttaaaaaactgtgtGTGGTGTCATTAACACATTCATTAAAgatcaaatttatataaaatatataaaatatatatatatatatatacatacactataaatatcttaatgtcttaatgtttgttcagaatgttaatttatgtaatatattatttcttaatttttatattattaaaaataacatttatataacttatatatagtatattgtgaacaaacataaattattaatagtaattaacattaataaaaaattaatttaataaaataaattaagtttttatgtattagaaaattttatttaattataaagttATACAAATAGATATActattaatatttgtatgtacATTAATAATGCGTGAAGATGAAATGTTACTGATGTTAATAACTGTGATACAGCATTcttacgtaaataaataaataaaaagaaattcaatattaatttttttagttttaaaaatgtttatataccattcacaaatgttataaatattattaacaatttataatattattatactattaacaACTTTGATGTTTATGTATAAACTGATgttaatttatgtaatatataatattataaaataatattaacttaGATGAATTGATACTGTCCGAAAtgttgttagttcatgatacctagTGCATTAACAAAGTGAAGATTATTTTAAAGTGAGAGTGAATTTCCATATGTTTATGGATGAATCGGTAACATCCACTAATCTCTAATTCCTCACAGGCCTTATAATCCACGAGGGCTCATCCGTGTATAGAATCTTCAAGCGATGGCAGGCTGTAAACCAGCAGTGGAAAGTATTGAACTATGAGAAGTCGAAGGACTTGGGAGACCCGGTGAGCTCCAGCAGTAAGGCAGGCAGCCGCGGTGCACGCAACAACCCACACGGCCTGGCCAGCGGCAGCAGGGGGAGGCAGCGAGTGCGCAGGTTAAGGACTATCCTCAACCACCACTGCGGCTACACCATCCTCCACATCCTCAGCCAGCTGCGGTCCAGCGACACGCGGCTCGGAACCGCCACCAACCGCGAGGTGGTGATGCGGGTCACGACCGTATGAGgtcagagagagaaacaaagacaaatttcAGGCTCCAAAAGACAGTGttacgatgccaggatgtttgtGATTTTCCTTGCGTAACAGACAGGAATGCACACGAACAATGCGTAGGACATTGGCGACATTCATTCCTGGAGTTTCTATTGGCGAGACTCTCTCATGATCTAGCACACTATTGCATTTTTAAGTTCGATTTCCTCgctggtgttgtttttttatcgaTACGGTTTTTAAAACGTTTTGATTTTCTAAGGGAGAATGGTACATGAAGTGACATCGACGTGTGATGTATATGATAACCCATAATAGGGACCTATTGTTGTAAATGATGTTTACGGATGCTTCTGACGCAACAAGAAAGCCAACCATAACCAAACGATCACAATAACCAGGGAAACGAGATACGAATTGTTACATGCTA contains:
- the LOC109078870 gene encoding E3 ubiquitin-protein ligase MARCHF9-like, with the translated sequence MFKNRIRMFFNELKVLVFMRSGSGRSDSDAEPSRRPSSSMRGLGMGGCGWPPFVDCSSRDDEEEYYGSDPRPRSLAFEEKDPKLQAGLDAVSLSSSTGSGMRTPQCRICFQGPEQGELLSPCRCDGSVRCTHQPCLIRWISERGSWSCELCYFKYQVLAISTKNPLQWQAISLTVIEKVQIAAIILGSLFLIASISWLVWSSLSPSAKWQRQDLLFQICYGMYGFMDIVCIGLIIHEGSSVYRIFKRWQAVNQQWKVLNYEKSKDLGDPVSSSSKAGSRGARNNPHGLASGSRGRQRVRRLRTILNHHCGYTILHILSQLRSSDTRLGTATNREVVMRVTTV